In one Thermoanaerobaculum aquaticum genomic region, the following are encoded:
- a CDS encoding aconitate hydratase, protein MLKVETTPEMVRQVYARTRERLHVIRKRLGRPLTLTEKIMFGHLDDPEHQELAPGQAYLALRPDRVAMQDATAQMALLQFMSAGLARTAVPTTVHCDHLIRARSGAAEDVARAIEENREVYEFLESVSAKYGIGFWKPGSGIIHQVVLENYAFPGGMMIGTDSHTPNAGGLGMFASGVGGADAVDVMAGFPWEVLQPKLIGVKLTGKLSGWTSPKDVILKLLDILTVKGGTNAVVEFFGPGCASISCTGKATITNMGAEHGATTSIFPYDHRMAAYLTATRREELAKLADANRDLLTADPEVEAEPEKFFHRVIEINLSELEPHLVGPHTPDLARPLSAVPQAVKENNYPAKISACLVGSCTNSSYEDICRATEVAKQALALGLKAQVPLYITPGSEQVYATMERDGLLPTLQEFGAVVLANACGPCIGQWQRDDVPKGTPNTIVNSFNRNFPARNDGNPATLSFIASPEVVVAYAIAGRLDINPVGDEIPVNGRRVRLQAPPPAPEVPPSGFVFKAEGYVPPPEDGSAVEVKIRPDSDRLQALQPFPAWDGKDFVELPVILKAKGKCTTDHISPAGPWLKYRGHLDNISNNLFLGAVNAFTGEAGKAKHPLTGEVMEVSKIARDLKNRGLRWVVVGDENYGEGSSREHAAMEPRHLGGAAVIARSFARIHETNLKKQGILPLAFVDPADYDKVREGDRCSILGLAELAPGKPVRVVFHHADGTQDEVLCRHSLSEEQIGWFKAGSALNVLTKRG, encoded by the coding sequence ATGCTAAAAGTCGAAACCACGCCTGAAATGGTTCGCCAAGTGTACGCCCGCACTCGTGAACGCTTGCACGTGATCCGCAAGCGCTTGGGGCGGCCGCTCACGTTGACGGAAAAGATCATGTTTGGGCACCTGGATGACCCCGAGCACCAGGAGCTGGCGCCGGGACAGGCCTATCTAGCGTTGCGCCCCGACCGGGTAGCCATGCAGGACGCCACCGCGCAAATGGCGCTTTTGCAGTTCATGTCCGCGGGACTGGCCCGGACGGCGGTGCCCACCACCGTGCACTGCGACCACTTAATCCGCGCCCGCTCGGGAGCTGCCGAAGACGTGGCCCGGGCCATTGAGGAAAACCGCGAGGTGTACGAGTTTTTGGAAAGCGTTTCCGCCAAGTACGGCATTGGCTTTTGGAAGCCTGGCTCCGGCATCATCCACCAGGTGGTGTTGGAAAACTACGCCTTCCCCGGCGGCATGATGATCGGCACCGACTCCCACACCCCCAACGCCGGGGGCCTGGGCATGTTTGCTTCGGGGGTGGGTGGTGCCGACGCCGTGGACGTAATGGCCGGCTTCCCCTGGGAGGTCCTGCAGCCCAAGCTCATTGGCGTCAAGCTCACCGGCAAGCTTTCCGGTTGGACCTCCCCCAAGGACGTAATCTTGAAGCTTTTGGACATCCTCACCGTGAAGGGCGGCACCAACGCGGTGGTGGAGTTCTTTGGTCCCGGCTGCGCTTCCATTTCCTGCACCGGCAAGGCCACCATCACCAACATGGGTGCCGAGCACGGGGCCACCACTTCGATTTTCCCCTACGACCACCGCATGGCCGCCTACCTTACCGCTACCCGCCGGGAGGAGCTGGCCAAGCTGGCCGACGCAAACCGCGACTTGCTTACCGCCGACCCCGAGGTGGAAGCGGAGCCGGAGAAGTTCTTCCACCGGGTCATCGAGATCAACCTTTCGGAGCTGGAGCCCCACCTGGTGGGTCCCCATACGCCCGATTTAGCCCGCCCGCTTTCCGCGGTGCCGCAGGCGGTGAAGGAAAACAACTACCCGGCCAAGATCTCCGCTTGCCTGGTGGGCTCCTGCACCAACTCCTCCTACGAGGACATCTGCCGCGCCACCGAAGTGGCCAAGCAAGCGCTGGCCCTGGGCCTCAAAGCCCAGGTGCCCCTGTACATCACCCCCGGCTCCGAGCAGGTGTACGCCACCATGGAGCGGGACGGGCTTTTGCCCACCTTGCAGGAGTTTGGGGCGGTGGTGCTGGCCAACGCCTGCGGTCCCTGCATCGGCCAGTGGCAGCGGGACGACGTGCCCAAGGGCACGCCCAACACCATCGTTAACTCCTTCAACCGCAACTTCCCGGCCCGCAACGACGGCAACCCGGCAACGCTTTCCTTCATTGCGTCTCCCGAGGTGGTGGTGGCTTACGCCATTGCTGGCAGGCTGGACATCAACCCGGTGGGTGACGAAATCCCCGTGAACGGGCGGCGGGTGCGCCTGCAAGCTCCCCCGCCGGCCCCCGAGGTCCCACCCTCCGGCTTTGTGTTTAAGGCCGAAGGGTACGTGCCGCCCCCGGAGGATGGCAGCGCGGTGGAAGTGAAGATCCGCCCGGACTCCGATCGCCTGCAGGCCCTCCAGCCGTTCCCCGCTTGGGATGGCAAGGACTTCGTGGAGCTGCCGGTCATCCTCAAGGCCAAGGGCAAGTGCACCACCGATCACATTTCCCCGGCGGGTCCCTGGCTCAAGTACCGTGGCCATCTGGACAACATTTCCAACAACCTTTTCCTGGGCGCGGTGAACGCCTTTACCGGCGAAGCCGGCAAGGCCAAGCACCCGCTGACCGGCGAGGTCATGGAGGTGTCCAAGATTGCCCGGGATTTGAAGAACCGCGGCCTGCGCTGGGTGGTAGTGGGCGATGAAAACTACGGCGAAGGCTCGTCCCGGGAACACGCCGCCATGGAGCCCCGGCACCTGGGCGGTGCGGCGGTCATTGCCCGCTCCTTTGCCCGCATCCACGAAACCAACCTGAAAAAGCAGGGGATCCTGCCGCTCGCCTTTGTGGATCCGGCGGACTACGACAAGGTGCGGGAAGGGGACCGCTGCTCCATCCTGGGCCTTGCGGAGCTGGCCCCCGGCAAGCCGGTGCGGGTGGTTTTCCACCACGCCGACGGCACCCAGGACGAGGTGCTTTGCCGGCACAGCCTGTCGGAAGAGCAAATTGGCTGGTTTAAAGCCGGCTCGGCGCTCAACGTGCTGACCAAGCGCGGCTAG
- a CDS encoding DsrE family protein, with amino-acid sequence MRPGTRKLGLRVLLLVTTLVGGLGVGHAQKATGEPNDADALKGVKTLKVVYDISAVTEPKMMVLFLQAIADARDRALAANVKPELVLTFRGPALKLIQKTTGEATEEQKQIAKLLADLKQHGAAMEACDFAVQALKLERESFLPEVKVVANTFNSLGGYQAKGYGIIPVP; translated from the coding sequence ATGAGACCCGGAACAAGGAAACTTGGCTTACGAGTTTTGCTCTTGGTGACCACCCTGGTTGGCGGTCTGGGGGTGGGACACGCTCAGAAAGCCACAGGGGAGCCCAACGACGCCGATGCGCTCAAGGGCGTCAAGACGCTGAAGGTGGTTTACGACATCAGCGCCGTCACCGAGCCAAAGATGATGGTCCTGTTCCTGCAGGCCATTGCCGACGCCCGCGACCGTGCGCTGGCGGCAAACGTCAAGCCGGAGCTGGTGCTCACCTTCCGCGGGCCGGCGCTCAAGCTCATTCAGAAAACGACCGGCGAGGCCACCGAAGAGCAAAAGCAAATCGCCAAGCTGCTGGCTGACCTGAAGCAGCATGGCGCGGCAATGGAAGCCTGCGACTTTGCGGTGCAGGCTCTCAAGCTCGAGCGCGAGTCCTTTCTCCCTGAGGTGAAGGTGGTGGCCAACACGTTCAACTCGCTGGGGGGCTACCAGGCCAAGGGCTACGGCATCATCCCCGTGCCGTAA
- a CDS encoding CBS domain-containing protein, with amino-acid sequence MPYRLTLSDIMTREVVTLSEEDSLEDARSCMERGRIRHLPVVRGDKLVGLVTHRDLLAASFSVFAEVSRQEEHRLFSQIPVTELMHDAVTAPPTMPVREAAKLLLENKFGCLPVVDEEGRLLGIVTEADFLKLAVKMLEAIDA; translated from the coding sequence ATGCCGTACCGGTTGACGCTTTCTGACATCATGACCCGCGAGGTGGTCACGCTTTCCGAGGAGGACTCCCTGGAGGACGCCCGCTCCTGCATGGAGCGCGGCCGCATCCGGCATCTTCCGGTGGTGCGCGGCGACAAGCTGGTGGGCCTGGTCACCCACCGCGATTTGCTTGCCGCCTCCTTTTCGGTGTTTGCCGAGGTTTCCCGCCAGGAGGAACACCGCCTCTTCTCGCAAATCCCGGTCACCGAGCTCATGCACGATGCGGTCACCGCACCCCCCACCATGCCCGTGCGGGAGGCGGCCAAGCTGCTTCTGGAAAACAAGTTCGGTTGCCTGCCGGTGGTGGACGAGGAGGGCAGGCTCCTGGGCATCGTTACCGAGGCCGACTTTTTGAAGCTAGCGGTGAAGATGCTGGAAGCCATTGACGCCTAA
- a CDS encoding DUF190 domain-containing protein, protein MTRISGEGELVRIFLGEGDRYHGKPLYEAIVLLAREMGLAGATVLRGVEGFGADSVVHTARILRLSEDLPMVIEVVEMPERIEPFVARVEAMLDEVNCGGLITLERARIIRYQPEKR, encoded by the coding sequence ATGACGCGCATAAGCGGCGAAGGGGAGCTGGTTCGCATCTTCCTGGGGGAAGGGGACCGCTACCACGGCAAGCCCCTTTACGAGGCCATCGTGCTTTTAGCGCGGGAAATGGGGCTTGCGGGAGCCACGGTGCTGCGCGGCGTGGAGGGTTTTGGTGCCGACTCGGTGGTCCACACCGCCCGCATCCTGCGGCTTTCCGAGGACCTGCCCATGGTCATCGAGGTGGTGGAAATGCCCGAACGCATCGAGCCGTTCGTGGCCAGGGTCGAAGCCATGCTGGACGAGGTGAACTGCGGCGGCCTCATCACCCTGGAACGCGCCCGCATCATCCGCTACCAACCCGAAAAGCGCTAA
- the crcB gene encoding fluoride efflux transporter CrcB, with product MFWRLVLVALGGALGAVARYTVSFLFGRAWPAFPWGTLVVNVVGSFLLGLLMGATASGRFLLDPAWRSFLGIGILGAFTTFSTLSYETVEAVRGGSPMHALGMVLANLVLGLLFCWIGLFLGER from the coding sequence GTGTTCTGGCGCTTGGTTTTGGTGGCCCTGGGCGGGGCCTTGGGGGCGGTGGCCCGCTACACCGTGAGCTTTCTCTTTGGCAGGGCTTGGCCGGCCTTTCCCTGGGGGACGCTGGTGGTCAACGTGGTGGGGAGCTTCCTTTTGGGCTTGCTCATGGGCGCTACCGCTTCCGGCCGCTTTCTCCTAGATCCCGCCTGGCGAAGCTTCCTGGGGATTGGCATCCTCGGCGCCTTCACCACCTTTTCCACGCTTTCCTACGAAACCGTGGAGGCCGTGCGCGGTGGCAGCCCTATGCACGCGCTGGGGATGGTCCTGGCCAACCTCGTCTTGGGCTTGCTTTTCTGCTGGATTGGGCTGTTCTTGGGCGAGAGATAG